One window of Candidatus Methylomirabilis limnetica genomic DNA carries:
- the hsdR gene encoding EcoAI/FtnUII family type I restriction enzme subunit R codes for MNEAETRAEHIDPALKAAGWGVAEGSKILREYRITQGRLEGHGRRGKPEIADYVLVYRNHKLAVVEAKAWDEELTEGVGQAKSYAGRMAIRFTYSTNGQGIYGIDMQTGKEGELPHYPTPDELWAATFAAANTWRDRFAAVPFEDKGGSHPSRYYQDIAVERTMEAIAEDRQRILLTLATGTGKTFIAFQVAWKLFHSRWNLSREPSRRPRILFLADRNILANQAYNAFSAFPEDAMVRIAPEDIRKKGKVPKNGSLFFTIFQTFMSGPPKDDHPSPYFGEYPPDFFDFIVIDECHRGGANDESNWRGILEYFAPAVQLGLTATPKRKDNVDTYAYFGEPVYIYSLKEGINDGFLTPFKVKQISTTLDEYVYTPDDTLIEGEVETGKRYTETDFNKIIEIKEREAHRVKVFMDQINQKEKALVFCATQDHALAVRDLVNQVKTSKDPNYCQRVTANDGDLGEQHLRDFQDNEKTIPTILTTSQKLSTGVDARNIRNIVLMRPINSMIEFKQIIGRGTRLYDGKDSFTIYDFVKAHHHFSDPEWDGEPIEPEAKEQRYEASPPDPPLLVRDPALDSSRRPKIKVKLADGRARTIQHMTCTTFWHPDGTPMSAQQFMELLFGRLPEFFKNEAELRALWSAPETRKKLLQGLAEKGFGGEQLAEMQKIIDAQKSDLFDVLAHVAYALPPLTREERAVRAKVVISTHFNSKQQVFLDFVLSHYVSVGVEELDQDKLTPLLRLKHHNSIADAVADLGRPDEIGSVFTGFQKYLYQQQAAA; via the coding sequence ATGAACGAAGCCGAGACCCGCGCCGAGCACATTGATCCCGCGCTGAAAGCGGCGGGCTGGGGTGTCGCCGAGGGCAGCAAGATCCTGCGCGAGTACCGCATCACGCAAGGCCGTCTCGAAGGCCACGGGCGGCGCGGCAAGCCGGAGATCGCCGACTACGTGCTGGTCTACCGCAACCACAAGCTGGCCGTGGTCGAAGCTAAAGCGTGGGACGAAGAGCTGACCGAGGGCGTGGGTCAGGCGAAGAGCTATGCCGGCAGGATGGCTATCCGCTTCACCTATTCCACCAACGGACAGGGCATCTACGGCATCGACATGCAGACCGGCAAAGAAGGCGAGCTGCCGCACTACCCCACGCCGGACGAGCTCTGGGCGGCGACGTTCGCCGCAGCGAATACGTGGCGCGACCGCTTCGCCGCTGTGCCGTTCGAGGACAAAGGCGGCTCGCACCCCAGCCGCTATTACCAGGACATCGCTGTCGAGCGGACGATGGAGGCCATCGCAGAGGATCGGCAGCGCATCCTGCTCACCCTCGCCACCGGCACAGGCAAGACCTTCATCGCGTTTCAGGTCGCGTGGAAGCTGTTCCACAGCCGCTGGAACCTGAGCCGCGAGCCCTCGCGCCGCCCACGCATCCTCTTCCTTGCCGACCGCAACATCCTCGCCAACCAAGCCTATAACGCCTTTTCCGCCTTCCCAGAGGATGCGATGGTGCGGATCGCGCCGGAGGACATCCGCAAGAAGGGCAAGGTACCGAAGAACGGCAGCCTGTTCTTCACCATCTTCCAGACCTTCATGAGCGGCCCGCCGAAAGACGACCACCCGTCGCCCTACTTCGGCGAATACCCGCCGGACTTCTTCGACTTTATCGTCATCGACGAGTGCCATCGCGGCGGCGCGAACGACGAGAGTAACTGGCGCGGCATCCTCGAATACTTCGCCCCGGCGGTGCAGCTCGGCCTCACCGCCACGCCCAAGCGCAAGGACAACGTAGACACCTACGCCTATTTCGGCGAGCCGGTCTACATCTACTCGCTCAAGGAAGGCATCAACGACGGGTTCCTCACGCCGTTCAAGGTGAAGCAGATCTCCACGACGCTCGACGAGTATGTCTATACGCCCGACGACACGCTGATCGAGGGCGAGGTCGAAACCGGGAAGCGTTACACAGAGACCGACTTCAATAAGATCATCGAGATCAAGGAACGCGAAGCCCACCGCGTGAAGGTCTTCATGGACCAGATCAACCAGAAGGAGAAGGCACTGGTGTTCTGCGCCACGCAGGATCACGCGCTGGCCGTCCGCGACCTCGTCAATCAGGTGAAGACGAGCAAAGACCCGAACTACTGCCAGCGGGTCACGGCCAACGACGGTGATCTCGGCGAGCAGCACCTGCGCGACTTTCAGGACAACGAGAAGACGATCCCCACGATCCTGACGACCTCACAGAAACTGTCCACCGGTGTGGACGCTCGCAACATCCGCAACATCGTCTTGATGCGACCGATCAACTCGATGATCGAGTTCAAGCAGATCATCGGACGCGGCACGCGGCTCTACGACGGCAAGGACTCCTTCACGATCTACGACTTCGTGAAGGCGCATCATCACTTCAGCGATCCGGAATGGGACGGCGAACCAATCGAACCGGAGGCGAAGGAGCAAAGGTATGAGGCATCTCCACCGGATCCGCCTTTGCTGGTACGCGACCCAGCGCTGGACAGCAGCAGACGCCCGAAGATCAAGGTGAAGCTCGCCGATGGCAGGGCGCGCACCATCCAGCACATGACGTGCACGACTTTCTGGCACCCTGACGGCACGCCCATGTCCGCGCAGCAGTTCATGGAACTGCTGTTCGGGAGGCTGCCGGAGTTCTTCAAGAACGAGGCTGAACTACGCGCCCTCTGGAGCGCGCCGGAGACGCGGAAGAAGCTCTTGCAGGGTCTCGCCGAGAAGGGCTTTGGCGGTGAGCAACTGGCTGAGATGCAGAAGATCATCGACGCGCAGAAGAGCGACCTGTTCGACGTGCTGGCGCATGTGGCCTATGCCCTGCCCCCGCTCACCCGCGAAGAACGGGCCGTAAGGGCCAAGGTCGTTATCAGCACGCATTTCAACAGCAAGCAGCAGGTGTTTCTCGATTTTGTGCTGTCACACTACGTCAGCGTCGGGGTGGAAGAACTTGATCAGGACAAGCTCACTCCCCTCTTGCGGCTCAAGCATCACAACTCCATCGCCGACGCCGTGGCCGATCTGGGCAGGCCGGATGAGATTGGGAGTGTCTTCACAGGCTTCCAGAAGTACCTGTATCAGCAACAAGCAGCCGCTTGA